In Polaribacter pacificus, the genomic window AATGGCAAAGAATTTGACTTCCCTTACATAGCCAGAAGAGTGATCGTCAATCAAATAGACTTACCAGCCAAGCTTAATTTATTTGGAAAAAAACCTTGGGAAGTATCACATATGGATACCATGGAATTGTGGAAGTTTGGTGATTATAAACACTATTCTTCTTTAAAACTTCTCACCACAATTTTAGGAGTTCCTTCACCCAAAGATGATATTGACGGGAGTGAAGTTGCTCAGGTATATTATGAGGAAAAGGATCTAAATAGAATTGTTCGTTACTGTGAAAAAGACACCATTGCTGTTGCTCAACTCTTGTTGCGCTTTAATAATGAGCCATTATTAGAAGCTACTGATATCGTTACAGCCTAATCTTCTAGTTTCATAGATAGCTCTAACCAACGCTCTTCTTTTTCTTCTAGTTGATCAATAATTTGTTGCAATTCAATTGAAGCTTTGTTGATGTTTTCTGCCTCAATGGTATTGTTTGCAAACAGGGCTTCAATTTCTAGTTTCTTTTTCTCCAACTTAGCCATGTCTGTTTCAAGCTGACCAAACTCACGTTTTTCTTGAAAGTTTAGACCCGTGCTTGTCTGTTGCTTGGCAGGAGCTTTTAATTCTTTTTTCTCTTGTTTTTCAGGAGGTTTTGAATCTTCGTAAGCTCTAAAATCTGAATAGTTTCCAGGAAAATTTTCTATTAAACCATCTCCTCTAAAAACAAGAAGTGAATCCATTATCTTATCCATAAAATAACGGTCGTGAGAAACCACTAGAAGGTTTCCAGGAAAGTCTAGTAAAAATTCTTCAAGCACATTTAAGGTAACCACATCCAAATCATTGGTAGGCTCATCTAAGATTAAAAAATTAGGATTCTGAATCAAAACGGCACACAAATACAAACGTTTTTGTTCTCCACCACTAAGTTTTTCGACAAAATCATACTGTCTTTTTCGATCAAATAAAAAGCGTTCTAATAACTGACTTGCTGTAATTTTTCGACCTTTGGTCAACGGAATAAACTCTCCAAACTCTTTAATAACCTCAATGACTTTTTGGCCTTCTTTAATATGGATTCCACTTTGGGTATAGTATCCAAATTTTACGGTTTCACCTAAGATGACTTTTCCTGAATCTACCGGAATCTTTTGAGTGATTAAATTTAAGAAAGAAGATTTTCCTGTCCCATTTTTTCCGATAATCCCAATGCGTTCTCCTCGTTTAAAAACATAGTCAAACCCATCTACAATAGTGGTATTGTCAAAAGCTTTTGAAATTTTATGCAATTCCAAAATTTTGCTCCCCAAGCGCTCCATGTTAATTTCTAACTGAACCACATGATCTTGCCTTCTTTTATGAGCTTTCTCTTTGATTTCGTAAAAATCATCGATCCTAGATTTTGATTTGGTAGTTCTTGCCTTGGGCTGTCTACGCATCCAATCCAGTTCTTTATTATAAAGGTTTTTAGCCTTTTCTACCGTTACTTGTTCTAAGGCGATTCGTTCTTCTTTTTTCTCTAAATAATAAGAATAGTTGCCTTTATAGCGATATAATTTTCCGTGATCTAACTCTACAATTTCATTACAGACTCTTTCTAGAAAATAACGGTCGTGAGTAACCATAAAGAGTGTTATCTTTTCTTTAGCAAAGTAATCTTCTAGCCATTCAATCATTTCCAAATCCAAATGATTTGTAGGCTCGTCCAAGATGAGTAAATCAGGTTTGTTTATTAATACGGTTGCAAGGGCTAAACGTTTTCTTTGACCTCCAGAAAGATTTGAAACTTTCATATCTAGATCTTCAAATTTTAATTTTGATAGAATCTGTTTGTATTGGGTTTCAAAATCCCAAGCTTGATGCTGCTCCATCAAATCAAATGCTTCTTGATAAGCTGTTTCATTCGAAGGGTCTTCAAGTGCCTTATTGTACTGGCTGATGATGTTTAAAACTGTGTTTTCTGAAGAAAAAATAGTTTCTTCTATTGTTAAGTTAGGATCTAAGTTATCTGTTTGGGCTAAGTATGAAACTTGAATCCCTTTTCTACAGATTACCTGCCCAGTATCTGGGGTATCTAGACCAGCAATAATATTTAGAATAGAAGTTTTTCCACTTCCGTTTTTAGCAACAAAAGCGACTTTTTGATCTTTGTTAATCCCAAATGAAAGCTCCTCAAAAAGGACTTTTTCACCATAAGATTTAGCGATGTTTTCTACAGATAAATAATTCACACAGATAATTTTTACAAAGAACTTAAAAAGTTCGTAAACTATTGCGTGTTTGATACTTTACTTTTATAAAAAAGCTTTTACAAAGCTTTTTTAAATTAGTATCTTGCAAGGATAAAAATTAATAAGAAAATGAAAATCATAGTTCCTATGGCAGGAATAGGTTCTCGATTGAGACCTCATACCTTAACCATTCCAAAACCATTAACTGTAATCGCAGGGAAACCAATTGTTCAGAGACTTGTAGAAGATATTACCTCGGTAGTCAATCAAAAAATAGAAGAAATAGCCTTTATTATTGGCCCAGCCGCCAAAGGATTCCCAGCAGATACTCAAGAGAAGTTGTTAGAAATTGCAGCTACTTTAGGGGCTAAAGGATCTGTCTATATTCAAGAAGAAGCCTTGGGCACTGCCCACGCTATTTACTGTGCAAAAGCCTCCTTAAGTGGCCCGTGTGTTGTTGCTTTTGCAGACACTTTATTTAAAGCGGATTTTACTTTAGACGCATCTGCAGATGGTGCTATCTGGGTAAAACAAGTTGAAGATCCAAGTGCTTTTGGAGTTGTTAAATTGCAAGATGGCGTAATTACGGACTTTATAGAGAAACCTAAAGACTTTGTTTCGGACTTGGCCATTATTGGAATCTATTATTTTAAAGATGGTGAAAAGGTACGAGATGAAATCCAGTATTTAATTGATAATAATCTTAGAGAAAATGGTGAATATCAGTTAACCAATGTTTTAGAATCTTTAAAACAACAAGGAGCTCGATTTATTCCCGGAAAAGTAGATGCATGGATGGACTGTGGAAAAAAAGACCCAACTGTAGATACCAACACGCAAGTTCTAGGTTTTGAACATGCCAATGGAGCTCAATTGGTAGCTTCTTCTGTCGTATTAGAGAATTCAGAAATTATTCAGCCTTGTTTTATAGGAGAAAATGTAGTTTTAAAGAATAGTAAAATAGGACCTTTTGTTTCAATCGGATCTGGTAGTGTTGTAGAGAATTCAACGATTACAAATTCTTTGATTCAGAATCATGTAAGCATTAAAAATGCCAAGTTATCACAAGCAATGATTGGAAATCACGCTACTTTTAATGGAGATTTTTCTTCGGTAAGCATTGGAGATTATTCAGAACTAAGTTAATCAATTTGAAAAGGAAGTTTGCACATACACTATTTTTAATATTGATTGTTGGGCATTCCTATTCACAAGATAGCATCCCTGTAGCAGTCAATCAACAAGAAGAAAAGCTCCTGAGTTTTCAAGAGCATTTTTTTGAAGCTCTTGCGCAAAAAGCAATTTTAAAATTTGCGGTTGCAATAGAACATTTGGAAAAATGCAATGAGTTAAAACCAAATTCGGTTTCTGTCTTATTTGAGCTTTCTAAAAACTACGGCTTGTTAAACAAAATGATAGAAGCGGTATCCTATGCTAAGCAAGCATTAAAAATGGAGCCAAACAATCGATGGGTTCTCGAGCATTTGTTTGAAATCTATCTTTCAGAAAAAAACAATAAAGCAGCTATAGAGCTGCTAGAAATAATTGCTCAGAGCAATCCTGGTAGGAATGAGCAATTGGTGTTGTTGTATTTTGAAAACAATCAAGCAAAAAAAGGAAAAGAACTATTGATGTCTTTACAAGAGAAACAGTTGTTAACACCTAATTTAAAGAAGTTATTAAGCTTTTCAAAAGAAAAACAAACCACGCCCAAGACGTCAGTAGTAGAAGTAAAGAGTTTGTCAAGCTTGCTAAAAGCCTTTAAAGGCTCTCAAAGTTTTGAGAGCCTACAAAAAATTCTAAGTTTGTCAGAAAAAGAAGATGCTGCTATCTTTTTAGCCTATGCAAAAAAAGGAGTGGAACTTTTTCCTGCTCAATCTTTTGTGTACCTAGCCTATGCAAAGGCATTAAACAAAGAAAAATCATATAAAAAAAGCTTAGAGACCTTGCAAAATGGCATTGATTTTGTAATAGACGATACCAATTTAGAAGCTGATTTTTATCTAGAAATGTCTTTCAGTTATGAGGGACTAGGAAATAAAGAAGCTGCCCTTGCAATGAAAAACAAATCCTTAGCTTTGCGTACTATAAAATAAATCGTATGAAACCATATCTATTTTTACTTGTTTTACTCTTTTTAGGGGCCTCATGTGGCTCTAGTAAAAAGGCAATGGGTACTGCTGTGGTTGCAGAACGCTTGGCGGCAAACAAGGTTGCTAAAAAACACTTAGCAACCAACTTTGATAAAGAAAGTGTAGAGGCTAAGTTAAAAGTTGTCTATCAAGATGCTAAAAACAAACAGAGTGTTTCTGTTAAACTGCGTTTACAAAAAGATAGTGTTATTTGGTTAAACGCTACGTATGCAGGCTTTTTAGTTGCCCGTGCAAAGATTACTCCCACTCGAGTTAGTTATTATGAAAAATTAAACAAAACCTATTTTGACGGGGACTTTACCTTGTTGAGAAATGTATTGGGTACAGAAGTTAATTTTAATCAGCTTCAAAGCATGCTTTTAGGTCAAGCAATTGTCAATATTGGAGACCAAGACTTTAGTTCAAAATTAGAGAACAATGCACATTTGTTGACACCAGAAAAACAAAATCCTCTTTTTGATTTGTTGTTTTGGATAAATCCACAGCATTTTAAATTAGACAAACAGGCCTTAAAAAACAGTGCAAAAAATCAATTGTTAGAAGTAGAATATCACGGATATTCAGATTTCGACGGAACTTTTTTCCCAAAAGAAATTGTGATAGAAGGCAAGCAGGCTGAAAAAGTGACTCAGATAACAATTGCCTATAAAAGTGTTGACTTTAACGTGCAATTTAACACACCTTATTCAATTCCTAGAGGATATAAAAAAATAGTTTTTGATGAGTAAAAAGATGCTGTTTCCTTGGGTTTTTCTTTTGTTTGTATTTGTAAACACAGCAATGTTTTCACAAACCAGACAAGAGCTTGAGGCGCAACGAATCTTACTTAAAGAAGAAATCAACAGGGTAAATAAATTACTATTTACTGCGCAGAAAAATGAAAAAAATGCCCTTGAAGATTTAAAGGATCTAAACCAAAAAATTGAAGTTCGCGAAAAGTTGATTGCTACCATAGATAAAGAGGCAAAAGCCATCACGAGAGAGATTAATAGCAACCAAAAGGAAATTGACAAACTAAGCAAAGAACTAGAGGTCTTAAAGAAAGATTACGCCGAGATGATTTTTAAATCATACAAAAGCAAATCAAGACAAAGTAGGATTATGTTTTTATTGTCATCTACCAGTTTTACTCAAGCGTACAAAAGAACTCAGTATATGAATCAATATGCTGCGTTTCGAAAAAAACAAGGTGAAGAAATAGGGGTTCAAACTCAAAAAATTTCAGAACTTAATAAAGTCTTACGAGATCAAAAGAAAAGCAAAGACACCTTAATTTTATCAGAAAAAGAGCAAAAAGCTCAAATAGAATTAGATAAAAAGAGCAAAGAAGGTTTGGTGACTCAGATAAAAAGAAAAGAGCAGCAATACAGAAATGAAATCAAAATTAAACAACGAGAAGAAGCTGTATTATCTGCAAAAATTGATAAGATTATTAAAGATGCGATAGCCAAATCAAATGCAAATAAGGGAACTACAAAAAACACTGGTTTTGCTTTAACTCCAGAAGCCAAGGCTTTGGCCGCAAGCTTTGAAAAAAACAAAGGAAGTTTACCGTGGCCTGTAGATAATGGATTGGTAGTAAGGCGCTATGGTACTCAAGCCCACCCGACCTTAAGAGGGATTACAATTACCAGTACCGGTTTGCATATCGCAACCAACCCAAATGCCAATGCAAAAAGTGTGTTTAACGGAACGGTGCTCGCAATTCAGGTTTTGTCTGGAGGTAAAAAAGCGGTGTTAGTACAACACGGAAATTACATTACAACCTATAACAATTTAGAAAATCTCTATGTAGAAACTGGAGACAAGGTTGTTACCGGGCAAGTACTTGGAAAAATATTTACCAACAAGGTTACCGGAAAGACCATTCTTATTTTTGCCCTACACAAAGAAACTCAAAGGCAAAACCCATCGAGCTGGATTTTAAAAAGATAAAATTTAGTTGTTAAATAAGGCTTTTAGCTCTGTTGCATCTTCAGGCTTCATTTTTCCTGATAAAATTAAACTCAGTTGTTTTCTACGAAGCGCTCCATCAAAACGATTTTTCTCTAATTCAGTTTCTGGAATGATCTGAGGAATCGGTACAGGGCTTCCTGTTTCATCCACTGCCACAAAGGTGTAGATTCCTTCGTTGGCACGAGCTCTTTCTCCAGATTCTCTGTCTTCTATCCAAACATCAACATATACTTCCATAGATGATTTAAAGGCACGTGACACCTTTGCCTCAACAGTAACAACACTTCCTACAGGAACTGCCTTTGTAAATGAAACATGATTAACGGATGCTGTAACCACAATTCTACGAGAATGACGTCGTGCAGCAATGCTACAAGCTCTATCCATTCTAGCCAAAAGCTCACCACCAAACAGGTTGTTTAAAGGGTTGGTTTCTCCTGGTAAAACCATATCTGTTAGTATGGTTAATGATTGTGAAGGTGTTTTTGCGTTCATCAAAAAAGGCTTTTATAATTGGATGCAAAGATATAGAAACCCAACGAGATGATGGGTTCATTTTAAATTTTTAGCTAAAGGATTATAATTTTTTGATTAGAAGCCAAGCGTCTTCTGAGTGGCTCTTTTTTAAGCTTGCTAATTCTTTTTCAGCTTCTTTTCTAGTTGAGAGACTTTTAAAAGTAACCTGAATTAGGCCCCATTTATTTTTTCCGATAATCTGAGCATCAAACCCTGCTTTTTTTAATTCACTTAGTTTTTGAGCCGCATTTTCTGGAAATTGAAAAGCACCTGCGATAATGTGAAAGTTTTTTGGAGCCGCTGTTTCTAAAGTCAAATTAATAGTTGGCAAAGGAGTATCAATAACAAAAGTTGCCGATTGAATTTTGTTTTCTACTTCTTTTTGTTGTTGAGCAGCCATCTCTTTTTGTTGATTGACTTGATAGCCATTCCAACCAAAAGCACCTAAAGTAAGCACAACTGCAGCGGTAGCGGCATACTTAAAAAAAGAAGAAGATTTCTTAGCTGTTTTTACAGCCATCAACTTTGTTGCTTGCTCTTGATATTCTGCACGTTTGATAGATGGAGAACTCACGCTTTCTAAACCAAAAGAACTGGTCAAATAATTGGTGCTTGGCGTAGGCTCAAAAACTAATTGTTGTTCTTTGTTTAAAGTTAGCTGTCCAATAGTTGCCAACTCTACACCTGAATTTTTTAGTTGTTTTTGCCAATCTAAAACGCTGTTTGCAATTAACTCAGTTGCCTTATCAAAAGAAATTTGTTCTGATACTGCAATGTGATTTGCCAACAAGCCATCATTGTTTTTTAGATGTGCATTAAAGGTGATTTGTTTGCTAGGCGGATAAAATGTATGCGAAAAAGCATTCAATTTTGCCGAGACAGCATTGGTTACAAAACCACCAAAATTAGGCACAATAACACAATCGTATCGGTATAATAAATCACTGATGTAGTTGGCTAAAATCATATAAACAAAGTTAGTATTTTTTTGCAAAAAAGAATCCCTAAAGCCAAAACTTATCAACAAAAAATTGTTGTATATTGAATTCCAAATTGTTATGTGTTGAAAAAAGAAAAACTACTTGCAGCCTTGCGGCTACAAAAGACGGTATCTGTGGGCCCAATTCAAGCTAAAAAACTCATCCGAGCGACCGGGAGTGTGGAGCAAATTTTTGAAGAGAAAACAAAGAATTTAGCAAAAATAGAAGGGATTGGTCTTCGTCCGTTACTACAACTTAAGGATCCTGAAACCAAGGCTAAAGCAATTAAAGAACTTGAGTACATAGAAAAAAACGCTATTGATACGGTGTATTTTTTAGACCCAGATTATCCTAGAAATTTGGCTCAGTGTATAGACTCTCCAATTCTGTTTTTTAAAGAAGGGAATCTCAATTTTAGCAATCCAAAAATTATTAGCATTGTCGGGACCAGAAAAATGACTTCTTATGGGAGAGCTATCTGCAAAGAGCTTATTGATGGTTTGGCTATTCATAACCCAATAGTTGTTAGTGGTTTTGCCTATGGAGTAGATATTTGTGCTCATACAGCTGCTATAGAAAACAAGTTACAAACCATAGCGGTCTTAGCACATGGCTTTGAAGAAATATACCCTAAGGTTCATAAAAAGTACATGCATCAGGTGCAAGAAAACGGCGGATTCATTACAGAATTTTGGCATGAGGACCCTCCTTTACGAGAACATTTTATCCAGCGAAACAGAATTGTAGCCGGGATCTCACAAGCTACTTTGGTTATTGAGTCTTCTGAGAAAGGAGGTTCTTTAATCACTGCAGATTTGGCCAACTCATACAGTAGAGACGTTTTTGCAGTACCTGGGAGAACCTCAGACGCTTTTAGTAAAGGCTGTAATCAGCTTATAAAAAACCACAAAGCGGCACTCGTTACCTGCGCAGATGATATCGCAAAATTATTAAACTGGGATCAGTCGGTAAAGGCAAAACCAGCCATCCAAAAACAGCTTTTTGTTACGCTTGATGACACCGAGCAAAAAGTCTATGATTATTTGCTAAAAGAGGGTAAACAATTGTTGGATGTGATTGCGCTTGATTGTCAAATTAGACTTCCTGTCTTGGCGAGTTTGCTCTTTCAACTAGAGATGAAAGGACTTGTACGTCCTTTGCCTGGAAAATTATTTGAGGCTGTTTAATACCCTTTTGTTGAATCCAAAATGGATTCCCAATCAAGTTGGGAATGACAAGCCACGTGCATTTTTGATGGAAAAAAAGCAAAAACAATAATAGTAATA contains:
- a CDS encoding ABC-F family ATP-binding cassette domain-containing protein, whose protein sequence is MNYLSVENIAKSYGEKVLFEELSFGINKDQKVAFVAKNGSGKTSILNIIAGLDTPDTGQVICRKGIQVSYLAQTDNLDPNLTIEETIFSSENTVLNIISQYNKALEDPSNETAYQEAFDLMEQHQAWDFETQYKQILSKLKFEDLDMKVSNLSGGQRKRLALATVLINKPDLLILDEPTNHLDLEMIEWLEDYFAKEKITLFMVTHDRYFLERVCNEIVELDHGKLYRYKGNYSYYLEKKEERIALEQVTVEKAKNLYNKELDWMRRQPKARTTKSKSRIDDFYEIKEKAHKRRQDHVVQLEINMERLGSKILELHKISKAFDNTTIVDGFDYVFKRGERIGIIGKNGTGKSSFLNLITQKIPVDSGKVILGETVKFGYYTQSGIHIKEGQKVIEVIKEFGEFIPLTKGRKITASQLLERFLFDRKRQYDFVEKLSGGEQKRLYLCAVLIQNPNFLILDEPTNDLDVVTLNVLEEFLLDFPGNLLVVSHDRYFMDKIMDSLLVFRGDGLIENFPGNYSDFRAYEDSKPPEKQEKKELKAPAKQQTSTGLNFQEKREFGQLETDMAKLEKKKLEIEALFANNTIEAENINKASIELQQIIDQLEEKEERWLELSMKLED
- the dprA gene encoding DNA-processing protein DprA; this translates as MKKEKLLAALRLQKTVSVGPIQAKKLIRATGSVEQIFEEKTKNLAKIEGIGLRPLLQLKDPETKAKAIKELEYIEKNAIDTVYFLDPDYPRNLAQCIDSPILFFKEGNLNFSNPKIISIVGTRKMTSYGRAICKELIDGLAIHNPIVVSGFAYGVDICAHTAAIENKLQTIAVLAHGFEEIYPKVHKKYMHQVQENGGFITEFWHEDPPLREHFIQRNRIVAGISQATLVIESSEKGGSLITADLANSYSRDVFAVPGRTSDAFSKGCNQLIKNHKAALVTCADDIAKLLNWDQSVKAKPAIQKQLFVTLDDTEQKVYDYLLKEGKQLLDVIALDCQIRLPVLASLLFQLEMKGLVRPLPGKLFEAV
- a CDS encoding murein hydrolase activator EnvC family protein, whose amino-acid sequence is MSKKMLFPWVFLLFVFVNTAMFSQTRQELEAQRILLKEEINRVNKLLFTAQKNEKNALEDLKDLNQKIEVREKLIATIDKEAKAITREINSNQKEIDKLSKELEVLKKDYAEMIFKSYKSKSRQSRIMFLLSSTSFTQAYKRTQYMNQYAAFRKKQGEEIGVQTQKISELNKVLRDQKKSKDTLILSEKEQKAQIELDKKSKEGLVTQIKRKEQQYRNEIKIKQREEAVLSAKIDKIIKDAIAKSNANKGTTKNTGFALTPEAKALAASFEKNKGSLPWPVDNGLVVRRYGTQAHPTLRGITITSTGLHIATNPNANAKSVFNGTVLAIQVLSGGKKAVLVQHGNYITTYNNLENLYVETGDKVVTGQVLGKIFTNKVTGKTILIFALHKETQRQNPSSWILKR
- a CDS encoding tetratricopeptide repeat protein, coding for MKRKFAHTLFLILIVGHSYSQDSIPVAVNQQEEKLLSFQEHFFEALAQKAILKFAVAIEHLEKCNELKPNSVSVLFELSKNYGLLNKMIEAVSYAKQALKMEPNNRWVLEHLFEIYLSEKNNKAAIELLEIIAQSNPGRNEQLVLLYFENNQAKKGKELLMSLQEKQLLTPNLKKLLSFSKEKQTTPKTSVVEVKSLSSLLKAFKGSQSFESLQKILSLSEKEDAAIFLAYAKKGVELFPAQSFVYLAYAKALNKEKSYKKSLETLQNGIDFVIDDTNLEADFYLEMSFSYEGLGNKEAALAMKNKSLALRTIK
- a CDS encoding DUF4292 domain-containing protein, yielding MKPYLFLLVLLFLGASCGSSKKAMGTAVVAERLAANKVAKKHLATNFDKESVEAKLKVVYQDAKNKQSVSVKLRLQKDSVIWLNATYAGFLVARAKITPTRVSYYEKLNKTYFDGDFTLLRNVLGTEVNFNQLQSMLLGQAIVNIGDQDFSSKLENNAHLLTPEKQNPLFDLLFWINPQHFKLDKQALKNSAKNQLLEVEYHGYSDFDGTFFPKEIVIEGKQAEKVTQITIAYKSVDFNVQFNTPYSIPRGYKKIVFDE
- a CDS encoding 3'-5' exonuclease — translated: MNFSKNLRDILFLDIETVPQENAWEKLSEPIQELFAQKTAYQRNKDELSPEEFYERAGIWAEFGKIICISVAYFNQNDSQRQLRVKSFYGDDEKQLLIEFKALLESHFSKQQHVLCAHNGKEFDFPYIARRVIVNQIDLPAKLNLFGKKPWEVSHMDTMELWKFGDYKHYSSLKLLTTILGVPSPKDDIDGSEVAQVYYEEKDLNRIVRYCEKDTIAVAQLLLRFNNEPLLEATDIVTA
- a CDS encoding sugar phosphate nucleotidyltransferase; the protein is MKIIVPMAGIGSRLRPHTLTIPKPLTVIAGKPIVQRLVEDITSVVNQKIEEIAFIIGPAAKGFPADTQEKLLEIAATLGAKGSVYIQEEALGTAHAIYCAKASLSGPCVVAFADTLFKADFTLDASADGAIWVKQVEDPSAFGVVKLQDGVITDFIEKPKDFVSDLAIIGIYYFKDGEKVRDEIQYLIDNNLRENGEYQLTNVLESLKQQGARFIPGKVDAWMDCGKKDPTVDTNTQVLGFEHANGAQLVASSVVLENSEIIQPCFIGENVVLKNSKIGPFVSIGSGSVVENSTITNSLIQNHVSIKNAKLSQAMIGNHATFNGDFSSVSIGDYSELS
- a CDS encoding SPOR domain-containing protein, which encodes MILANYISDLLYRYDCVIVPNFGGFVTNAVSAKLNAFSHTFYPPSKQITFNAHLKNNDGLLANHIAVSEQISFDKATELIANSVLDWQKQLKNSGVELATIGQLTLNKEQQLVFEPTPSTNYLTSSFGLESVSSPSIKRAEYQEQATKLMAVKTAKKSSSFFKYAATAAVVLTLGAFGWNGYQVNQQKEMAAQQQKEVENKIQSATFVIDTPLPTINLTLETAAPKNFHIIAGAFQFPENAAQKLSELKKAGFDAQIIGKNKWGLIQVTFKSLSTRKEAEKELASLKKSHSEDAWLLIKKL
- a CDS encoding acyl-CoA thioesterase, translated to MNAKTPSQSLTILTDMVLPGETNPLNNLFGGELLARMDRACSIAARRHSRRIVVTASVNHVSFTKAVPVGSVVTVEAKVSRAFKSSMEVYVDVWIEDRESGERARANEGIYTFVAVDETGSPVPIPQIIPETELEKNRFDGALRRKQLSLILSGKMKPEDATELKALFNN